One part of the Nostoc sp. PCC 7120 = FACHB-418 genome encodes these proteins:
- a CDS encoding Uma2 family endonuclease, whose protein sequence is MQNTETTLQLRLWTVEEYHRMAESSIFGADERVELLEGKIICMIAKGTAYRSATTRTDRLLQNSLKNLALICVQDPVKLNDHSEPEPDIAVVKIDPLDYADHHPTPSEVYLIIEVADSSLKLDCITKSQAYSQAGIKDYWVLDVISRQLHVFRQPTPQDYKSKVVLAEDATIAPLEFPDLQIAVLDMLPPVIGDK, encoded by the coding sequence ATGCAAAACACAGAAACGACATTACAACTTCGTTTGTGGACAGTTGAAGAATACCACCGGATGGCTGAATCTAGTATTTTTGGCGCAGATGAACGGGTGGAACTTCTAGAAGGAAAGATTATTTGCATGATTGCTAAAGGAACAGCTTATCGGTCGGCAACGACTCGGACAGATAGATTACTGCAAAATAGTCTAAAGAATTTAGCGCTAATATGTGTTCAAGACCCTGTAAAGTTAAACGATCACTCTGAACCAGAACCCGATATTGCTGTTGTAAAAATAGATCCTTTAGACTACGCAGACCACCATCCTACACCATCTGAAGTTTACCTAATTATTGAAGTAGCCGATAGCAGTCTGAAACTAGATTGTATAACTAAATCTCAAGCTTATTCCCAAGCAGGAATTAAAGATTACTGGGTGTTAGATGTAATTAGTCGCCAGTTGCACGTTTTTCGGCAACCGACTCCACAAGACTATAAAAGCAAAGTAGTTTTGGCAGAAGATGCAACGATCGCACCCTTAGAGTTTCCCGATTTGCAGATTGCGGTTTTAGATATGTTACCACCAGTCATTGGGGATAAATAG
- the rnhA gene encoding ribonuclease HI, whose protein sequence is MSTQPIIESIYTDGACTGNPGPGGWGVVVYFSDGSVHEMGDAAKHTTNNKMEMQAAIAALKFLHDSGQAEPITLYTDSEYLINCVTKWVKGWKKKGWKKSDGNPVQNQDLLETLDELNSRKVNWHHVRGHSGNIGNERCDVIARCFATGRMPSLQQLSPRHAHKSLPDISKINVVKVPDHVTTSTIVHKTTQEISTSASNINTMEPSTAHVAATIEENPPEKRVEQLRNLVETLHIADEIAAKGYLITSSELADLMDVHASAVTSRGDQWRWRNWIVSRVRREGNQILWELERGDRLGGEDE, encoded by the coding sequence ATGTCTACCCAACCGATAATCGAAAGTATATACACTGATGGTGCTTGCACTGGCAATCCTGGCCCTGGCGGCTGGGGTGTAGTTGTCTATTTTAGTGATGGTTCAGTTCACGAAATGGGCGATGCTGCCAAGCATACCACCAATAATAAGATGGAAATGCAGGCGGCGATCGCCGCTCTCAAATTTCTCCACGACTCCGGACAAGCTGAACCCATTACCCTCTATACCGATAGTGAGTATCTAATTAACTGCGTCACCAAGTGGGTAAAAGGTTGGAAAAAAAAGGGTTGGAAAAAATCTGATGGGAATCCAGTTCAGAATCAAGACCTTCTAGAAACTTTAGATGAATTAAATAGCCGTAAGGTAAATTGGCATCATGTTCGAGGTCATTCTGGCAACATCGGTAACGAGCGTTGTGATGTGATTGCTCGCTGTTTTGCAACTGGTAGAATGCCCTCTCTACAACAGTTATCTCCCCGTCATGCTCATAAATCTTTACCTGACATCAGTAAAATAAATGTAGTTAAAGTACCTGATCATGTTACAACCTCTACAATAGTTCACAAAACGACACAAGAAATCAGTACTTCTGCGTCAAATATCAACACTATGGAACCATCTACCGCACACGTTGCGGCTACAATCGAGGAAAACCCGCCGGAAAAGCGGGTGGAACAACTCCGCAACTTAGTAGAAACTCTGCATATTGCAGACGAAATTGCGGCGAAAGGTTATTTAATCACTAGTTCTGAGTTGGCAGACTTAATGGATGTCCACGCCAGTGCTGTTACTAGTAGGGGAGATCAGTGGCGCTGGCGCAACTGGATTGTTTCACGGGTACGCCGTGAGGGTAATCAAATTCTCTGGGAATTAGAACGAGGCGATCGCTTGGGGGGTGAAGATGAATAA
- a CDS encoding PhoX family protein: protein MTLSRRKFFAMAGASAAGTLAISPLQGLLARAAFGQVTPTTTGYGPLIDSLDGILAVPAGFQYRVISRVGNIMADGSPVPGSQDGMAAFKGPRGTTILICNHELGNTSGTQVQVPNRYDPVSRGGTTTMVVGANRQLIKQFASLGGTIRNCAGGPTPWGSWITCEENVSVPGSSDGSTKLHGYNFEVPASATAPVEPVPLVAMGRFNHEAVAVDPATGIVYQTEDRGDSLFYRFLPNQPGNLAAGGRLQALRIGNISNIAGSVNTAGGFSVGQKWAVNWVDIPEPNPQTDNVREQGRNLGAARFARGEGIWYGNGEIYFCCTNGGSVNPSGNPNGLGQVFRYIPATNTLELFVQSPGASDLRAPDNICVAPFGDLILCEDGAAPNFIRGVTPDGKLYNIARNILNGGGSEFAGACFSPDGRTLFVNVQSAGLTLAIWGPWERRI from the coding sequence ATGACATTATCTAGACGCAAGTTTTTTGCAATGGCTGGTGCGAGTGCAGCCGGAACTCTAGCTATATCTCCCTTGCAAGGTCTGCTTGCTAGAGCTGCTTTCGGTCAAGTGACACCTACCACTACAGGATATGGTCCACTTATTGACAGTCTTGATGGGATTTTAGCAGTACCAGCTGGATTCCAGTATCGAGTTATATCTCGTGTTGGTAACATCATGGCTGATGGATCTCCAGTACCTGGTAGTCAAGACGGGATGGCAGCCTTCAAAGGTCCTAGAGGCACAACTATCTTGATTTGTAACCATGAACTGGGCAATACTTCTGGTACACAAGTACAAGTACCAAATCGTTATGATCCTGTGAGTAGAGGCGGAACTACGACTATGGTTGTAGGGGCAAATCGTCAGTTAATCAAACAGTTTGCCTCTCTCGGTGGAACCATTCGTAACTGTGCAGGTGGTCCAACTCCTTGGGGTTCATGGATTACTTGTGAAGAAAATGTCAGCGTACCTGGTAGCTCTGATGGATCTACAAAGTTACACGGTTATAACTTTGAGGTTCCCGCTAGTGCTACGGCTCCTGTAGAACCAGTGCCTCTAGTGGCTATGGGACGATTTAACCATGAGGCTGTGGCTGTAGACCCTGCAACTGGTATTGTTTACCAAACAGAAGATAGAGGAGATAGCCTTTTCTATCGTTTTCTCCCCAACCAACCTGGTAATTTAGCAGCAGGTGGTAGACTCCAAGCTCTCAGAATAGGTAATATTTCTAACATTGCTGGTAGTGTTAACACTGCTGGTGGTTTCAGCGTAGGACAAAAATGGGCTGTAAATTGGGTAGATATCCCTGAGCCTAACCCACAAACAGATAATGTCCGTGAACAGGGTCGTAACTTAGGTGCAGCTAGATTTGCTCGTGGGGAAGGTATTTGGTACGGTAACGGTGAAATTTATTTCTGTTGTACAAATGGCGGCTCTGTTAACCCTAGTGGTAATCCTAATGGGCTTGGTCAAGTCTTCCGTTACATTCCTGCTACTAATACCCTTGAGTTGTTTGTCCAGTCTCCTGGAGCCAGTGATCTTCGTGCGCCTGATAACATTTGTGTAGCACCTTTTGGCGATCTCATTCTTTGTGAAGACGGAGCTGCGCCCAATTTTATAAGAGGTGTGACTCCTGATGGAAAACTCTATAATATTGCACGTAACATCTTAAATGGTGGTGGTAGTGAGTTTGCTGGAGCTTGTTTTTCTCCTGATGGTCGCACTCTGTTTGTTAACGTCCAAAGTGCTGGTCTGACTCTAGCTATCTGGGGTCCTTGGGAAAGACGGATTTAG
- a CDS encoding ABC transporter substrate-binding protein, whose product MNWFALSGRQWGRMTKFVSLFSLCLVLVISCTPRQQTTTPTSSANNSPSGDGRITVGTTLKPRTLDPADAYELASLGLVFNMSDRLYTYEPGSTVIQPQLATALPKVSQDGLTYTIPLRQGVLFHDGTAFNAKAMEFSIQRFIENKGKPSFLLADTIASVKATGDYELTIQLKKPFAAFPSLLAFSGVCAVSPTAYELGAGKFKPDTFVGTGPYKLAQYGTDSLRFDVFDKYWGEKPKNQGVNVQIQTSPVNLFNAFRTGAVDVAYQSLQPDQIKSLEAGAKKGDWQGITSQGSVVTFMALNRNQEPLDKLEVRQAVATIIDRQLLNQRALFGQAEPLYSLIPTTFDVSQPIFKEKYGDANFEKAKQLLTAAGFSAENPAKVQIWYPASSAVRSLAAQTLKAIAEQNLGGILQFEVSTVEGATFYKDISKGIYPAALVDWYPDFLDPDNYVQPFLACQKGSVAKGCEEGGSQTQGSFYYNEAVNKLIDQQRQEQDPATRQKIFAEIQTQLSTDIPYIPLWQSKDYVFAQKGVSGVQLDPSKNLVYKSIVKGQ is encoded by the coding sequence ATGAACTGGTTTGCTTTGTCTGGGAGACAGTGGGGGCGGATGACAAAATTCGTCTCTTTATTCTCTCTCTGTTTAGTTTTGGTTATCAGTTGCACTCCTCGCCAACAAACAACTACACCAACATCAAGTGCAAATAATAGTCCCTCAGGGGATGGTCGAATTACGGTGGGGACGACACTCAAACCACGAACCCTAGATCCGGCTGATGCGTATGAATTGGCCTCTTTGGGTTTAGTGTTTAATATGAGCGATCGCCTCTATACTTATGAACCAGGTAGTACAGTAATTCAGCCACAGTTGGCTACAGCACTACCAAAAGTTAGCCAAGATGGTTTAACTTACACCATACCCCTACGTCAGGGAGTGCTTTTTCACGATGGTACTGCTTTCAATGCTAAAGCAATGGAATTTAGCATCCAGCGCTTTATTGAAAATAAAGGCAAACCATCGTTCTTACTAGCTGATACCATAGCTTCGGTGAAAGCTACAGGCGATTATGAGCTAACAATTCAACTAAAAAAACCCTTTGCAGCTTTTCCCTCGCTGTTAGCATTTTCTGGAGTTTGTGCAGTTTCACCTACAGCTTATGAACTAGGTGCAGGAAAGTTTAAACCAGATACTTTTGTAGGGACTGGCCCTTACAAATTGGCGCAGTATGGTACGGATTCACTACGCTTTGATGTATTTGATAAATATTGGGGAGAAAAACCCAAGAATCAAGGCGTTAATGTGCAGATTCAAACTAGTCCGGTAAATCTATTTAATGCTTTCCGTACTGGCGCGGTAGATGTAGCTTATCAGTCTTTGCAACCAGACCAAATTAAAAGCTTAGAAGCTGGTGCTAAAAAAGGAGATTGGCAAGGGATAACATCTCAAGGTAGTGTCGTTACTTTTATGGCTTTGAATCGCAATCAAGAGCCTCTAGATAAACTAGAAGTAAGACAAGCCGTAGCGACAATTATTGACCGTCAACTTTTAAATCAAAGAGCTTTATTTGGCCAAGCTGAACCACTTTATAGCTTAATTCCTACCACTTTTGATGTGTCCCAACCAATCTTTAAAGAAAAGTATGGTGATGCAAACTTTGAGAAAGCTAAACAATTGCTAACTGCGGCGGGATTTTCTGCTGAAAATCCCGCAAAAGTGCAGATTTGGTATCCGGCTAGTTCCGCAGTCCGCAGCTTGGCAGCCCAGACCTTAAAAGCGATCGCCGAGCAAAATCTTGGTGGTATACTTCAGTTTGAAGTCAGTACCGTCGAAGGTGCTACCTTTTATAAAGACATCTCAAAGGGTATATATCCAGCAGCTTTAGTTGATTGGTACCCCGACTTTTTAGACCCAGATAATTATGTGCAGCCATTCTTAGCTTGTCAGAAAGGGTCAGTTGCTAAAGGGTGTGAAGAGGGCGGTAGCCAAACTCAAGGTTCTTTTTACTATAACGAAGCTGTCAACAAATTAATCGACCAGCAACGTCAAGAGCAAGACCCCGCAACCCGTCAGAAAATATTTGCAGAAATTCAAACTCAATTATCAACTGATATTCCCTATATTCCTTTGTGGCAAAGCAAAGATTATGTATTTGCTCAAAAAGGTGTGAGTGGTGTACAACTTGACCCATCGAAAAATCTCGTTTATAAGTCGATAGTCAAAGGTCAATAA
- a CDS encoding 30S ribosomal protein S1, with the protein MVNQNLTATEIGFTHEDFAALLDKYDYHFSPGDVVPGTVFSIEPRGALIDIGAKTAAYIPIQEMSINRVDAPEEVLQSNETREFFILTDENEDGQLTLSIRRIEYMRAWERVRQLQAEDATVRSGVFATNRGGALVRIEGLRGFIPGSHISTRKPKEELVGEELPLKFLEVDEERNRLVLSHRRALVERKMNRLEVGEVVIGTVRGIKPYGAFIDIGGVSGLLHISEISHEHIDTPHSVFNVNDEVKVMIIDLDAERGRISLSTKQLEPEPGDMIKNRDLVYDKAEEMAAKYREQLLAKQQGITLPAEGAEDLIEEEIPPATEDAVAEEEIVAVEEIPAAIEE; encoded by the coding sequence ATGGTCAATCAGAATTTAACCGCTACAGAAATTGGATTTACTCACGAAGATTTCGCTGCCCTACTTGACAAATACGACTATCACTTCAGCCCAGGAGATGTCGTACCAGGTACAGTTTTTAGTATAGAACCGCGCGGCGCTCTGATTGACATAGGTGCTAAAACAGCAGCTTATATACCTATACAAGAAATGTCTATAAACCGGGTCGATGCCCCGGAAGAAGTTTTACAATCAAACGAAACAAGAGAATTTTTCATCCTGACCGATGAAAACGAAGATGGACAGTTAACTCTTTCCATCCGCAGAATTGAATATATGCGTGCTTGGGAGCGTGTACGCCAACTGCAAGCAGAAGATGCCACAGTGCGCTCTGGTGTATTTGCCACTAACCGTGGGGGGGCGTTGGTCAGAATTGAAGGACTACGGGGCTTTATTCCCGGTTCTCACATCAGCACCCGCAAACCAAAAGAAGAATTAGTAGGCGAAGAACTGCCTTTAAAATTCCTAGAAGTAGACGAAGAACGTAACCGCTTAGTTCTCTCTCATCGTCGTGCGTTAGTTGAGCGCAAGATGAATCGCCTAGAAGTGGGCGAAGTGGTAATCGGTACAGTGCGCGGTATCAAACCCTACGGTGCATTCATCGATATCGGCGGTGTTAGCGGCTTGTTGCACATCTCGGAAATTTCTCACGAGCATATCGATACACCTCACAGTGTATTCAACGTCAATGATGAAGTGAAAGTGATGATCATTGACTTGGATGCCGAAAGAGGTAGAATATCTCTCTCTACTAAGCAGTTGGAACCAGAACCCGGTGACATGATTAAAAACCGTGATTTGGTTTACGATAAAGCCGAAGAAATGGCAGCTAAGTATAGAGAACAACTGCTGGCTAAACAACAAGGTATTACCTTACCCGCAGAAGGTGCAGAAGATTTGATTGAGGAAGAAATTCCCCCTGCAACCGAAGATGCTGTAGCTGAAGAAGAAATTGTAGCAGTTGAGGAAATCCCAGCAGCTATTGAAGAATAA
- a CDS encoding Uma2 family endonuclease, translated as MLQVNHRFQSFEEYLSYDDGTDQLYELFNGELIEMPPESEINVQIATFLLIKFASLLGYQRVRGHGLELEVRGEPRNRYPDLTIIREEHIQQLAKRNTIRLSMLPPLLVIEVVSPGDLQRDRDFIAKRSQYQDCGIPEYWIIDPETKTLLVLELTDKTYTELGNFSDDDLVASPQFNQLNLKVSQIFESVNPA; from the coding sequence ATGCTACAAGTGAACCATCGCTTTCAGAGCTTTGAAGAGTACCTATCTTATGATGATGGCACAGATCAACTCTATGAGTTGTTTAATGGAGAATTAATCGAAATGCCTCCAGAATCGGAAATCAATGTTCAGATTGCCACATTTTTATTAATTAAGTTTGCATCCTTATTAGGCTATCAAAGAGTGCGAGGACATGGTTTAGAACTGGAAGTGAGAGGAGAACCCAGAAACCGTTATCCTGACCTAACCATTATTCGAGAAGAGCATATTCAGCAGTTAGCCAAGCGCAATACTATTCGTCTATCAATGCTACCTCCACTATTAGTAATTGAAGTGGTTAGCCCTGGAGACTTGCAAAGAGATAGAGATTTTATTGCCAAGCGATCGCAGTATCAAGATTGTGGTATTCCTGAATATTGGATTATTGACCCCGAAACTAAAACTTTATTAGTCTTAGAACTTACTGATAAGACATATACCGAGCTAGGTAACTTCTCTGATGATGATTTAGTTGCATCTCCACAATTTAACCAACTAAATCTGAAAGTATCGCAAATATTTGAATCAGTAAATCCAGCTTAA
- a CDS encoding HAD family hydrolase — protein MATIKCKDIVFTNIQGILFDKNGTLENSEAYLRSLGQKAARIVDAQVPGIGEPLLMAFGINGDTLDPAGLISVASRRETEIATAAYIAETGKGWFESLKIARQALDDAEKYIGVTPAPLFTGALEILQSLSNAGLKLGIVSAATTLEVKNFVAQHDLGNYIQAQVGVDDGPTKPDPILFLQACQTLGVEPEATLMVGDAVGDMQMARNAQAAGCIGITWVNKPNNVQGANVVINQLDEIQILES, from the coding sequence GTGGCTACCATTAAATGTAAAGATATCGTATTTACTAATATTCAAGGGATTTTATTTGATAAAAACGGTACTTTAGAAAATTCAGAAGCCTATTTGCGATCGCTTGGACAAAAAGCAGCGAGAATTGTAGATGCCCAAGTACCCGGAATTGGTGAACCTTTACTCATGGCTTTTGGTATTAACGGTGATACACTCGACCCAGCCGGTTTAATTTCGGTAGCCAGTCGCCGCGAAACAGAAATAGCCACAGCCGCCTATATCGCTGAGACTGGGAAAGGATGGTTTGAATCTTTAAAAATAGCGCGTCAAGCCTTAGATGATGCGGAGAAATACATTGGTGTAACTCCAGCACCTCTTTTCACAGGTGCATTGGAAATATTGCAATCTCTTTCAAATGCTGGACTTAAACTTGGCATTGTTTCAGCAGCAACCACATTGGAAGTGAAAAACTTTGTTGCACAACATGATTTAGGTAATTATATCCAAGCCCAAGTAGGCGTAGATGACGGCCCTACTAAACCAGATCCCATATTATTTTTACAAGCTTGCCAAACTTTAGGAGTAGAACCAGAAGCTACATTAATGGTAGGTGATGCTGTAGGTGATATGCAAATGGCTCGTAACGCTCAAGCAGCAGGTTGTATTGGCATTACTTGGGTGAATAAACCAAATAATGTCCAAGGTGCAAATGTAGTAATTAATCAGCTAGATGAAATTCAAATTTTAGAAAGCTAG
- a CDS encoding PEP-CTERM sorting domain-containing protein (PEP-CTERM proteins occur, often in large numbers, in the proteomes of bacteria that also encode an exosortase, a predicted intramembrane cysteine proteinase. The presence of a PEP-CTERM domain at a protein's C-terminus predicts cleavage within the sorting domain, followed by covalent anchoring to some some component of the (usually Gram-negative) cell surface. Many PEP-CTERM proteins exhibit an unusual sequence composition that includes large numbers of potential glycosylation sites. Expression of one such protein has been shown restore the ability of a bacterium to form floc, a type of biofilm.) — MKSIRNQIQATLAVAAVTSIATLANISSADAASYRLDWTGSQGYSAQGRFNYDNIFQGSVITRDQLRRFDISFFDPQGTLLQSFKYSFPNPNSTFNFNFDTVTGTVLQTGSFDTPNGFDLGIDFNTTSAGLSFYTYQGADLSALGLPTTIFLKDDLSPEVCDTFPNCRLDNGGQLTASVIPEPGVIFGLLAVGSLARVLKKKPASV; from the coding sequence ATGAAAAGCATACGTAACCAAATCCAAGCTACTTTAGCCGTTGCTGCTGTTACTTCAATTGCTACTTTAGCCAATATCTCCAGCGCTGATGCTGCTTCCTACAGGCTTGATTGGACAGGAAGTCAAGGTTATTCAGCGCAAGGACGTTTCAACTACGACAATATTTTTCAAGGAAGCGTTATTACCCGCGATCAACTAAGGCGTTTCGATATTTCCTTCTTCGACCCCCAAGGAACTTTGTTGCAAAGTTTCAAGTACAGTTTTCCTAATCCTAACAGTACTTTTAATTTCAACTTTGATACAGTTACAGGCACTGTCCTACAAACTGGCAGCTTTGATACACCCAACGGCTTTGATTTGGGCATTGACTTTAATACAACCTCAGCAGGGTTGTCCTTCTATACTTATCAAGGGGCTGATTTGTCTGCTCTAGGATTACCTACAACTATATTTTTGAAAGATGATCTCTCTCCAGAAGTCTGCGACACATTTCCTAACTGTCGATTAGATAATGGTGGTCAATTGACAGCAAGTGTTATCCCCGAACCTGGGGTAATTTTCGGTCTGTTGGCAGTTGGTTCCTTGGCTAGAGTCCTGAAGAAAAAGCCAGCATCCGTCTAG
- a CDS encoding ABC transporter permease, which yields MSRSKALQYYIVSRLLFAPLQLLTIITIVFLLLRATPGDPVDAILGGRASESVKEQYREQLGLNRPLFIQYLNYLGDLLHFDLGTSLTSRGQHVWNIIGQYFPATVELAVFSMAVALIVGILVGTLSASRPGTSFDIGGRLFGIITYALPMFWAGMLLQLIFSVQLGWFPNSNRFPPNLPPPPTFTGLYTVDSLLSGNLTQFFTSLHHLALPCLTLGILLSGIFERIVRVNLKQTLKADYVEAARARGIAENKILVSHALKNALIPVITVLGLTFASLLGGAILTEVTFSWPGLANRLYQAISDRDYPTVQGVLVFFGAIVVSASILIDILNAYVDPRIRY from the coding sequence ATGTCTCGCTCCAAAGCCTTACAATACTACATTGTTTCTCGGTTACTGTTTGCGCCCCTGCAACTGCTAACTATTATTACGATTGTATTTTTATTACTCAGAGCTACACCGGGTGACCCAGTAGATGCGATTCTTGGTGGGCGTGCTTCAGAAAGCGTGAAAGAACAATATCGAGAACAACTGGGTTTAAACCGACCTTTATTTATACAGTACCTAAATTACTTGGGTGATTTACTGCATTTTGATTTAGGGACATCTTTGACAAGTCGGGGACAACACGTCTGGAATATCATTGGACAATATTTTCCGGCCACAGTCGAGTTAGCTGTGTTTAGTATGGCGGTAGCTTTGATTGTGGGAATTTTGGTAGGGACGCTTTCCGCTTCTCGTCCGGGAACTTCATTTGATATTGGCGGACGGTTATTTGGGATTATTACTTATGCACTCCCCATGTTTTGGGCGGGAATGCTGCTACAGTTAATTTTTTCCGTGCAGTTGGGTTGGTTTCCCAATTCCAATCGTTTTCCGCCCAATCTTCCACCCCCGCCTACATTCACAGGTTTATATACAGTTGATAGTTTGCTCAGTGGTAACTTGACACAGTTTTTTACATCTTTGCATCATTTAGCACTCCCTTGTCTCACCTTAGGAATTTTGCTGAGTGGCATTTTTGAGCGTATTGTCAGAGTCAATTTAAAGCAAACTCTCAAAGCTGATTATGTGGAAGCAGCCAGAGCTAGAGGAATTGCGGAAAATAAAATTTTGGTGTCGCACGCCTTAAAAAATGCGCTGATTCCGGTAATTACTGTTCTAGGATTAACCTTTGCTTCCCTGCTAGGTGGAGCAATTTTAACGGAAGTGACATTTTCCTGGCCTGGGTTGGCAAATCGGCTATATCAGGCAATCTCCGATCGCGATTATCCCACAGTCCAAGGTGTGCTGGTATTTTTTGGGGCGATCGTCGTCTCGGCAAGCATTTTAATTGATATTCTCAATGCTTACGTTGACCCACGTATTCGTTATTAA
- the psbB gene encoding photosystem II chlorophyll-binding protein CP47, producing the protein MGLPWYRVHTVVLNDPGRLISVHLMHTALVAGWAGSMALYELAIYDPSDPVLNPMWRQGMFVLPFMARLGVTQSWGGWSVTGGTATDPGFWSFEGVAAAHIVLSGLLFLAAVWHWVYWDLELFRDPRTGEPALDLPKMFGIHLFLSGLLCFGFGAFHLTGLFGPGMWISDPYGVTGSVQPVAPEWGPDGFNPFNPGGVVAHHIAAGIVGIIAGLFHLTVRPPERLYKALRMGNIETVLSSSIAAVFFAAFVVAGTMWYGNATTPIELFGPTRYQWDQGYFHQEIERRVQSSVAQGASLSEAWSQIPEKLAFYDYVGNSPAKGGLFRTGPMVKGDGIAQSWQGHGVFKDAEGRELTVRRLPNFFETFPVILTDADGVVRADIPFRRAESKYSFEQSGVTVSFYGGDLDGKTFTDPADVKKYARKAQGGEIFEFDRETLNSDGVFRTSPRGWFTFGHAVFALLFFFGHLWHGARTIYRDVFAGVEADLEEQVEWGLFQKVGDKSTRVRKEA; encoded by the coding sequence ATGGGACTACCCTGGTACCGAGTACATACAGTAGTTCTGAATGACCCAGGGCGACTGATTTCTGTACACTTGATGCACACAGCCCTGGTGGCAGGTTGGGCTGGTTCGATGGCACTATACGAACTAGCTATTTATGACCCCAGCGATCCGGTTCTCAACCCGATGTGGCGGCAAGGGATGTTCGTGCTACCCTTCATGGCACGGTTAGGTGTTACCCAATCTTGGGGCGGTTGGAGCGTTACTGGCGGTACAGCAACTGACCCTGGTTTCTGGTCATTTGAAGGGGTTGCCGCAGCTCACATTGTGCTTTCTGGTTTATTGTTCCTAGCTGCCGTTTGGCACTGGGTTTACTGGGATTTGGAACTCTTTAGAGATCCTCGAACCGGTGAACCTGCTTTAGATTTGCCAAAAATGTTTGGCATTCACCTGTTCTTATCCGGTTTACTCTGTTTCGGCTTTGGTGCTTTCCATCTCACAGGCTTATTCGGCCCTGGAATGTGGATTTCTGACCCCTATGGAGTCACCGGCAGCGTCCAGCCAGTAGCACCCGAATGGGGTCCAGATGGATTTAACCCATTTAACCCTGGTGGCGTAGTAGCTCACCATATTGCAGCTGGTATTGTCGGTATCATTGCAGGTTTATTCCACCTCACTGTTAGACCCCCCGAAAGGCTCTACAAAGCTCTACGGATGGGTAACATTGAAACCGTACTTTCCAGCAGTATTGCGGCAGTATTCTTCGCAGCTTTCGTAGTTGCAGGAACCATGTGGTACGGCAACGCTACTACACCCATCGAACTGTTTGGGCCCACACGTTATCAATGGGATCAAGGCTATTTCCATCAAGAAATTGAGCGCCGTGTGCAATCAAGCGTAGCTCAAGGTGCAAGCCTTTCCGAAGCTTGGTCACAGATTCCTGAAAAACTAGCTTTCTATGATTACGTCGGTAACAGCCCCGCCAAAGGTGGTTTGTTCCGTACAGGGCCAATGGTTAAGGGTGATGGTATTGCCCAATCTTGGCAAGGTCACGGCGTATTCAAAGATGCTGAAGGCCGGGAATTGACAGTACGTCGTCTCCCCAACTTCTTTGAAACCTTCCCAGTAATCTTGACAGATGCTGATGGTGTTGTCCGCGCTGACATCCCTTTCCGTCGAGCAGAATCCAAGTATAGCTTTGAACAATCAGGCGTAACAGTTAGCTTCTACGGTGGCGATTTGGACGGTAAAACCTTTACTGATCCCGCCGATGTGAAGAAATATGCCCGTAAAGCTCAAGGTGGAGAAATATTTGAATTCGACCGCGAAACCTTAAACTCTGACGGTGTATTCCGTACATCCCCCAGAGGTTGGTTTACCTTTGGTCACGCCGTATTTGCTCTGTTATTCTTCTTCGGTCACCTCTGGCACGGCGCTCGGACAATATACCGAGACGTATTCGCCGGTGTGGAAGCGGATCTAGAAGAACAAGTAGAGTGGGGTCTATTCCAGAAAGTGGGTGACAAATCAACCCGCGTTCGGAAGGAAGCTTAA
- a CDS encoding photosystem II reaction center protein T: MESVAYILILTLAIGVLFFAIAFREPPRIEKKEEK; encoded by the coding sequence ATGGAAAGCGTTGCTTACATTCTAATTTTGACCCTAGCAATAGGCGTTCTCTTTTTTGCGATCGCATTCCGCGAACCACCCCGCATTGAGAAAAAAGAAGAGAAATAA